One part of the Candidatus Kouleothrix ribensis genome encodes these proteins:
- a CDS encoding glycosyltransferase encodes MISIIIPNLHSPLIDQVVAAIERQTAREHIGEIIVVGQDRFGKIPASARSVATPAPISAAAARNLGARQAAGEHVLFLDADCLAAPDLVERLLARHAQGYAVVGGAMALEADSYWVLCDNLLSFHDVLVSAAAGAREYLPSFCLSIRRAVFAQSGGFDERYAGAAGEDMDLSLRLRQHGHTLYFDPAAWVEHRPPRASARAMWRHQRAFGRGYCQVVRQNMLRQSPLLSLHPPMLPLILAASPALACKDILALFVRSPVLRSRGRACFGMVWGRIGWYTGALGARQAPVVRS; translated from the coding sequence GTGATCTCAATCATCATCCCCAACCTGCACTCCCCGCTGATCGACCAGGTTGTCGCCGCGATCGAGCGCCAGACCGCGCGCGAGCATATCGGCGAGATCATTGTCGTCGGCCAGGATCGCTTTGGGAAGATCCCGGCCAGCGCACGCTCTGTCGCGACGCCCGCGCCGATCTCGGCTGCCGCCGCCCGCAACCTGGGCGCGCGCCAGGCTGCGGGCGAGCATGTGCTGTTTCTCGACGCCGACTGCCTGGCCGCGCCCGACCTGGTTGAGCGGCTGCTGGCGCGCCACGCCCAGGGTTATGCGGTGGTCGGCGGCGCGATGGCGCTCGAGGCCGATAGCTACTGGGTGCTGTGCGACAACCTGCTGTCGTTCCACGACGTGCTGGTGTCGGCGGCGGCCGGCGCGCGCGAGTACCTGCCGAGCTTCTGCCTGAGCATTCGCCGCGCCGTCTTCGCGCAGTCCGGCGGCTTCGACGAGCGCTACGCCGGCGCTGCCGGCGAAGATATGGACCTGAGCCTGCGGCTGCGCCAGCATGGCCACACGCTGTACTTCGACCCGGCTGCGTGGGTGGAGCACCGCCCGCCGCGCGCCTCGGCGCGGGCCATGTGGCGGCACCAGCGCGCGTTTGGCCGCGGCTACTGCCAGGTGGTGCGGCAGAATATGCTGCGGCAATCGCCATTGCTGTCGTTACACCCACCTATGCTGCCCCTGATTCTAGCCGCCTCGCCCGCGCTGGCATGTAAAGATATACTCGCCCTATTCGTGCGCAGCCCGGTGCTGCGCAGCCGTGGCCGGGCCTGCTTTGGAATGGTGTGGGGCCGAA
- a CDS encoding dual specificity protein phosphatase family protein, translating into MPASHSNPSSPTAGPLALLRHRDLLGSYVRTQWRRAFGLNISRVDDLLYVGGQFQARQWPALHALGIQAVLSLQAERADSFDGPPPARTLRLLVPDFHPPTIAQLHEAIAFIAGARAAQLPVMVHCHAGVGRASLTASAFLVAQGLGSIEAFHTVRRARPIVALNRPQLQRLLEWEQLARAAGPAGSPPTPRADYRPS; encoded by the coding sequence ATGCCTGCCAGCCACTCGAACCCGTCTTCGCCGACCGCCGGGCCGCTGGCATTGCTGCGCCACCGCGACCTGCTGGGCAGCTATGTGCGTACGCAATGGCGGCGCGCGTTTGGCCTGAACATCAGCCGTGTCGATGATCTGCTGTATGTGGGTGGGCAATTTCAGGCCCGGCAGTGGCCCGCGCTGCACGCCCTGGGTATTCAGGCCGTGCTGAGCCTACAGGCCGAGCGCGCAGATAGCTTCGACGGCCCGCCGCCCGCGCGTACACTGCGTCTGCTGGTGCCCGATTTCCACCCACCCACGATCGCCCAGCTGCACGAAGCGATCGCGTTTATCGCCGGCGCGCGCGCCGCCCAGCTGCCGGTGATGGTTCACTGCCACGCAGGGGTGGGCCGCGCGTCGCTCACGGCCAGCGCATTCCTGGTGGCGCAGGGGCTCGGCTCGATCGAGGCCTTCCACACCGTGCGCCGCGCCCGCCCGATCGTGGCGCTCAACCGGCCCCAGCTGCAGCGGCTGCTCGAGTGGGAGCAGCTGGCCCGCGCGGCTGGCCCCGCCGGCTCGCCCCCCACCCCCCGCGCCGATTACCGGCCCTCGTAG
- a CDS encoding glutamyl-tRNA reductase, with product MIGTHQRICPVAVREQLAFGPFDIQPALKALGAYADEGFIISTCNRVELGGLVPDGPGGPRELLRFLAERHSIPADELAAHLYTYSGADAARHLFRLAAGLDSMVLGEDQIQTQLKQALADAQAAGLAGQGIARLLQHALTVGKLVRTATGIARQHLSVVSVALDIAHAQLGTLAGRRVLVVGAGRMAELALKHLRGQHAELAIVNRSHARAATLAERYDAAALHFEQLEHALDAHDIVVSCTAAPEPVITAAMLARALGGRMARPAGLLLLDLAVPRDIEPQASALAGVRLWDVDGLQAICEANRASREAEVARAEALIELEVAKFQEWWAAQEVVPTIRALRERAESIRTAELQRTLTKLAHLSPQEHAAIGALSAAIVNKLLHQPIATLKNPEGGSQLAAVVQELFRLTG from the coding sequence GTGATCGGAACTCACCAGCGCATCTGCCCGGTTGCCGTGCGCGAGCAGCTGGCCTTCGGGCCGTTCGACATCCAGCCGGCGCTCAAGGCGCTCGGCGCGTATGCCGACGAGGGCTTCATCATCTCGACATGCAACCGCGTCGAGCTGGGCGGGCTGGTGCCCGATGGCCCCGGCGGGCCGCGCGAGCTGCTGCGCTTCCTGGCCGAGCGGCACAGCATCCCGGCCGACGAGCTGGCTGCGCACCTATACACCTACAGCGGCGCCGACGCCGCCCGCCACCTGTTCCGGCTGGCCGCCGGGCTCGACTCGATGGTGCTGGGCGAAGACCAGATCCAGACGCAGCTCAAACAGGCCTTGGCCGACGCGCAGGCGGCCGGCTTGGCCGGGCAGGGCATCGCACGGCTGCTCCAGCACGCGCTGACGGTGGGCAAGCTCGTGCGCACCGCCACCGGGATCGCGCGCCAGCACCTGTCGGTGGTGTCGGTGGCGCTCGACATCGCCCACGCGCAGCTCGGCACGCTGGCCGGCCGGCGCGTGCTGGTGGTGGGCGCGGGGCGCATGGCCGAGCTGGCGCTGAAGCACCTGCGCGGCCAGCACGCCGAGCTGGCGATCGTCAATCGCTCGCACGCGCGCGCAGCCACGCTGGCCGAGCGCTACGACGCGGCGGCGCTCCACTTCGAGCAGCTCGAGCACGCGCTGGATGCGCACGACATCGTGGTGAGCTGCACGGCCGCGCCCGAGCCGGTGATCACTGCCGCAATGCTCGCGCGCGCGCTGGGTGGGCGCATGGCCAGGCCGGCTGGTCTGCTGCTGCTCGACCTGGCCGTGCCGCGCGATATCGAGCCGCAGGCCAGCGCGCTCGCCGGCGTGCGGCTGTGGGATGTCGATGGGCTACAGGCGATCTGCGAGGCCAACCGCGCCAGCCGCGAGGCCGAGGTAGCCCGCGCCGAGGCGCTGATCGAGCTCGAGGTGGCCAAATTCCAGGAATGGTGGGCTGCGCAAGAGGTTGTACCAACCATCCGGGCACTGCGCGAGCGTGCCGAGAGCATCCGCACCGCCGAACTCCAACGCACCCTCACCAAGCTCGCGCACCTTTCGCCACAGGAGCACGCCGCGATCGGCGCGCTGAGCGCCGCGATCGTCAACAAGCTGCTGCACCAGCCGATCGCCACGCTCAAAAATCCCGAGGGCGGCAGCCAGCTCGCGGCGGTCGTGCAGGAACTATTTCGGCTGACGGGGTAA
- a CDS encoding STAS domain-containing protein: MQIVLIVAGIQILVTNFNGLALVYMLGVFALYSLLLFGHLRYRWPWISQAIGACVLMSTFAAIAIIPEVATFAGISFVPMVVAAVLLSPVWTLVTYGLTLAGLAVITFSTTGTLAGPAFSFGNLLLGVFIASGIAVANAIGWHAQRAAELSAQHAAEARERAEHKAAELEQANTQMNDQLEQQRQLLELVATLETPAVPLAAGVLLAPIVGHLDTRRAQALTTRLLHESSAQHARLVVLDIAGVPLIDTGVAKALLQTAQALRLLGCEVALSGITANVALTLTHLGVGLEGITTVRSPQEALALHLRAVAA; the protein is encoded by the coding sequence ATGCAGATCGTTCTGATTGTGGCTGGCATCCAGATTCTTGTAACGAACTTCAACGGCCTTGCGCTTGTATACATGCTTGGCGTGTTCGCACTTTACAGCCTCCTGTTGTTCGGGCATCTCAGGTATCGCTGGCCCTGGATCAGCCAGGCGATAGGGGCATGCGTGCTTATGAGTACGTTTGCAGCTATCGCTATTATTCCGGAAGTGGCTACATTCGCGGGTATTAGCTTCGTGCCCATGGTCGTGGCAGCGGTGCTGCTCTCGCCGGTATGGACGCTGGTGACCTATGGCTTGACGCTGGCGGGGCTGGCTGTTATCACGTTTAGCACCACCGGCACGCTGGCCGGCCCGGCGTTCTCGTTCGGTAACCTGCTGCTTGGCGTGTTTATTGCCAGCGGTATAGCGGTTGCCAACGCGATCGGCTGGCACGCCCAGCGCGCGGCCGAGCTAAGCGCCCAGCACGCCGCCGAGGCCCGCGAGCGCGCCGAGCACAAAGCCGCTGAGCTTGAGCAGGCCAACACCCAGATGAACGACCAGCTCGAACAGCAGCGCCAGCTGCTCGAGCTGGTGGCCACGCTCGAAACGCCGGCAGTGCCGCTGGCCGCCGGTGTGCTCCTCGCGCCGATCGTCGGGCATCTCGATACCCGCCGCGCGCAGGCGCTCACCACCCGGCTGCTGCACGAGTCGAGCGCGCAGCACGCCCGGCTGGTCGTGCTCGATATCGCGGGGGTGCCGCTGATCGATACTGGTGTGGCCAAGGCCTTGTTGCAAACGGCCCAGGCGCTGCGGCTGCTCGGCTGCGAGGTGGCGCTGAGCGGCATTACGGCAAATGTGGCGCTGACGCTGACGCATCTGGGCGTTGGCCTGGAAGGGATTACCACCGTGCGCAGCCCGCAAGAGGCGCTCGCGCTGCATCTGCGCGCCGTGGCCGCCTGA
- a CDS encoding helix-turn-helix domain-containing protein, translating to MPIDASQHDQTEWISLHEASALLGVNSSTLRRWGDSGRVPMKRTLGGHRRFSRPAIMRLAEQQAGPTTIAPTSTAYLPAAHHGWNFDSRELARQEWHARLATGTSTSRMRGLGQRLLGLLIQYVNRHEDDHRFLIEARAVGESYGRESRAATINLHDTVEAFLFFRSTFSQLAMPLPSIAQPPDLAAAAGLHARLDRFMDAILLGAIAGFEGRVEE from the coding sequence ATGCCGATAGACGCATCGCAGCATGATCAAACCGAGTGGATCTCGCTGCACGAGGCCAGCGCGCTGCTGGGTGTGAACAGCTCGACCTTGCGGCGCTGGGGCGACAGCGGGCGCGTGCCGATGAAACGCACGCTGGGCGGGCACCGGCGCTTCTCGCGCCCGGCGATCATGCGGCTGGCCGAGCAGCAGGCCGGGCCTACCACGATCGCGCCGACCAGCACGGCCTACCTGCCGGCGGCCCATCACGGCTGGAACTTCGACTCGCGCGAGCTTGCGCGCCAGGAATGGCACGCGCGCCTCGCAACCGGCACGTCTACCAGCCGGATGCGCGGCCTGGGCCAGCGCCTGCTCGGGCTGCTGATCCAGTATGTCAACCGGCACGAAGACGACCACCGCTTTCTGATCGAGGCGCGCGCGGTCGGCGAAAGCTACGGGCGCGAGTCGCGCGCGGCTACGATCAACCTGCACGATACGGTCGAGGCATTTCTGTTCTTCCGCAGCACGTTCTCGCAGCTGGCCATGCCACTGCCCAGCATCGCCCAGCCGCCCGACCTGGCGGCGGCGGCCGGGCTGCACGCGCGGCTCGACCGTTTCATGGATGCGATTCTGCTGGGGGCAATTGCCGGCTTCGAGGGCCGCGTAGAAGAGTAA
- a CDS encoding methyltransferase domain-containing protein translates to MMPEFYPITPHFAAYYRSMLIKDQLGLPERAGRVLDVGCDDGYIMSRVDAPLRLGLDLNPRLRPSAALSVARASATALPALVGTFDCILAFDILEHVEDDRAMMREMLRVLAPGGTIWFTTPALGFRMFPAWLTAYTNRSFGHVRNGYTPESLGALLPDRERWTIEYFYWNEPALRLLFAPLHFLNLAAPGPAAALTRLCYRLDSAFREGRRGHLLGRVRHRVSEREMASL, encoded by the coding sequence ATGATGCCTGAATTCTACCCAATCACCCCGCATTTCGCGGCCTACTACCGCTCTATGCTGATCAAGGATCAGCTGGGCCTGCCTGAGCGCGCCGGGCGCGTGCTCGATGTCGGCTGCGACGACGGCTATATCATGAGCCGGGTCGACGCGCCGCTGCGCCTGGGGCTGGATCTGAACCCGCGCCTGCGCCCCTCGGCGGCGCTATCGGTCGCGCGCGCCTCGGCCACCGCGCTGCCCGCGCTCGTGGGCACGTTTGATTGCATCCTGGCCTTCGATATTCTCGAGCATGTTGAGGACGACCGCGCTATGATGCGCGAGATGCTGCGCGTGCTGGCGCCCGGCGGCACGATCTGGTTCACCACGCCGGCGCTGGGCTTCCGCATGTTCCCGGCCTGGCTCACGGCGTACACCAACCGCAGCTTCGGCCACGTGCGCAACGGCTACACGCCCGAGTCGCTCGGCGCGCTGCTGCCCGACCGCGAGCGCTGGACGATCGAGTATTTCTATTGGAACGAGCCGGCGCTGCGCTTGCTGTTTGCGCCGCTTCACTTCCTGAACCTGGCCGCGCCTGGCCCGGCCGCCGCGCTCACCCGGCTGTGCTACCGGCTCGACAGCGCCTTCCGCGAGGGCCGGCGCGGCCACCTGCTGGGAAGGGTGCGGCATCGGGTGAGCGAGCGCGAGATGGCATCGCTGTGA
- a CDS encoding glycosyltransferase, with translation MRLTFLSTSSLQDPSPRGRWLPIARELAALGHSVELALLHPTFHQLRNDRGRQVREGVVVYYAGQMHVYGPVTDRRYYGSAALLRVTLLATWRLLLAALRSRPDAIHVCKPQPMNGLAGLLAARRLGVPLYVDCDDYEAGGNRFGSAWQRALVRYWEDMLPRRASAVTVNTRFLQARCAGLGVPAGRIAYVPNGIDPARIGPPDPRQVAGLRAALGLGAAPVALYAGTLSEASHNVGLLLEAFALVYTRLPAARLVLVGTGPDRALLAERARALGLAGAALFAGYAGYATVPAYFGLARCSADPVADDAVARGRSPLKIVESLAAGVPVVTGDVGDRAEVLGPHGGTIVAPGDAHALAEGLLAHLRANPDPPAAARVREQAACYRWDRLAHDWLRAYA, from the coding sequence ATGCGCCTTACCTTCCTGAGCACTTCGAGCCTGCAAGATCCCTCGCCGCGCGGGCGCTGGCTGCCGATTGCGCGCGAGCTCGCCGCGCTCGGCCACTCGGTCGAGCTGGCGCTGCTGCACCCAACCTTCCACCAGCTGCGGAACGACCGGGGCCGGCAGGTGCGCGAGGGAGTCGTGGTATACTACGCCGGCCAGATGCACGTCTACGGCCCGGTGACCGACCGGCGCTATTACGGCTCGGCCGCGCTGCTACGCGTGACGCTGCTGGCCACCTGGCGGCTGCTGCTGGCCGCGCTGCGCTCGCGCCCCGACGCGATCCACGTGTGTAAGCCCCAGCCAATGAACGGCCTGGCTGGCCTGCTGGCCGCCCGGCGCCTGGGCGTGCCGCTGTATGTCGACTGCGACGACTACGAGGCTGGCGGCAACCGCTTCGGCTCGGCCTGGCAGCGCGCGCTGGTGCGCTATTGGGAAGATATGCTGCCGCGCCGCGCCAGCGCCGTCACGGTCAACACGCGTTTCCTGCAGGCGCGCTGCGCCGGGCTGGGCGTTCCGGCCGGGCGGATCGCCTACGTGCCCAATGGCATCGACCCGGCGCGGATTGGCCCACCCGACCCGCGCCAGGTCGCCGGCCTGCGCGCCGCGCTGGGCCTGGGCGCTGCGCCGGTGGCGTTGTATGCCGGCACGCTGAGCGAGGCGAGCCACAACGTCGGCCTGCTGCTCGAGGCGTTCGCGCTGGTGTACACCCGGCTGCCGGCGGCCCGGCTGGTGCTGGTGGGAACGGGGCCTGACCGCGCGCTGCTGGCCGAGCGGGCGCGCGCGCTGGGGCTGGCAGGCGCCGCGCTGTTCGCCGGCTATGCCGGCTACGCGACCGTGCCGGCCTATTTCGGGCTGGCGCGCTGCTCGGCCGACCCGGTGGCCGACGATGCGGTGGCGCGCGGGCGCTCGCCGCTCAAGATCGTCGAGAGCCTGGCAGCCGGTGTGCCGGTGGTCACCGGCGACGTGGGCGACCGCGCCGAGGTGCTCGGGCCGCACGGCGGCACGATCGTCGCGCCCGGCGATGCCCACGCGCTGGCCGAGGGGCTGCTGGCGCATCTGCGTGCCAACCCCGACCCGCCTGCAGCTGCGCGTGTGCGCGAGCAGGCCGCGTGCTACCGCTGGGATCGGCTCGCGCACGACTGGCTGCGAGCGTATGCGTAG
- a CDS encoding glycosyltransferase family 2 protein — translation MSLTDRARPSAPMALPPKIGITAIVPVYNEAETIEEIVRRLERVPVIRQVVVVDDCSCDGTQAIVRRLVDEGRVLASFHERNRGKGAALRSGLPLVQEEYLAIQDADLEYDPRDFLKMVELIERYDAQVIYGSRFLGAGRTGMLWTHYLGNRGLTLLFNLMFQRWITDMETCYKLFRTSLLRRIGIDNDRFDVDPELTAKVVRAGYTIYESPVSYVGRPYLAGKKIKPRDAFTAVETLWRYRRWRPQPVAEHEVASAAR, via the coding sequence ATGAGCTTAACGGATCGAGCGCGCCCGAGCGCGCCGATGGCGCTGCCGCCGAAGATCGGCATCACGGCCATCGTACCAGTGTATAATGAGGCCGAGACGATCGAGGAGATCGTGCGCCGGCTCGAGCGCGTGCCGGTGATCCGCCAGGTCGTCGTCGTCGACGACTGCTCGTGCGACGGCACCCAGGCGATCGTGCGGCGCCTGGTCGATGAGGGCCGCGTGCTGGCCAGCTTCCACGAGCGCAACCGCGGCAAAGGCGCCGCGCTGCGCAGCGGCCTGCCGCTGGTGCAAGAGGAATACCTGGCCATCCAGGACGCCGACCTCGAGTACGACCCGCGCGACTTCCTCAAGATGGTCGAGCTGATCGAGCGCTACGACGCGCAGGTGATCTACGGCTCGCGCTTCCTGGGCGCTGGTCGTACCGGCATGCTCTGGACGCACTACCTGGGCAACCGCGGGCTGACGCTGCTGTTCAACCTGATGTTCCAGCGCTGGATCACCGACATGGAGACGTGCTACAAGCTGTTTCGCACCAGCCTGCTGCGCCGGATCGGCATTGATAACGACCGCTTCGACGTTGACCCCGAGCTGACTGCCAAGGTGGTGCGCGCCGGCTACACGATCTACGAGAGCCCGGTGTCGTATGTCGGCCGGCCGTACCTGGCGGGCAAGAAGATCAAGCCGCGCGATGCCTTCACCGCAGTCGAGACGCTCTGGCGCTACCGGCGCTGGCGCCCGCAGCCGGTGGCCGAGCACGAGGTGGCCAGCGCGGCACGGTGA
- a CDS encoding glycosyltransferase, producing the protein MKFVVIGPTYPFRGGIAHFTTLLVKHLRERHSVRFLSYRRQYPRLLFPGNVGADPSATALYEQCERPIDTLNPLSWLATARQIVAERPDIVLLQWWTPFWIPLLLIVSRAAHKAGIPVLYISHQFIEPDSSLVEWFFARMTLRLASGLIVTTEEEFGMARRVLPGKPIRTGHIPTFAGLPREHLTRAEARRRLGADPDAPLLLMFGFVRRYKGLRYLLDALARMPAPPHLLVAGEFWEDEHAYREQISRLGLAQRVTLHNRYINNEEIEPYFAAADALVLPYLSGSQSAVGMIAIDYGLPVIATSVGGLAETITDGESGLIVPPADSAALARAIERFFHENLGATFRAGMAQARERLSWAALIRIIEELSHELNGSSAPERADGAAAEDRHHGHRTSV; encoded by the coding sequence ATGAAATTTGTCGTGATTGGCCCGACCTACCCGTTCCGCGGTGGGATCGCACACTTCACCACGCTGCTGGTGAAGCACCTGCGCGAGCGCCACAGCGTGCGCTTCCTCTCGTACCGCCGCCAGTACCCGCGCCTGCTGTTCCCCGGCAATGTCGGCGCCGACCCGAGCGCGACCGCGCTGTACGAGCAGTGCGAGCGCCCGATCGACACGCTCAACCCACTCAGCTGGCTCGCCACCGCGCGCCAGATCGTGGCCGAGCGCCCCGATATCGTCCTGCTGCAGTGGTGGACGCCCTTCTGGATCCCGCTGCTGCTGATCGTCTCGCGCGCGGCCCACAAGGCCGGCATCCCGGTGCTGTATATCTCGCACCAGTTCATCGAACCCGACAGCTCGCTGGTCGAGTGGTTCTTCGCGCGCATGACCCTGCGCCTGGCCAGCGGCCTGATCGTCACCACCGAGGAGGAGTTTGGCATGGCCCGGCGGGTGCTGCCCGGCAAGCCCATCCGCACCGGGCACATCCCAACCTTCGCCGGCCTGCCGCGCGAGCACCTCACGCGTGCCGAGGCGCGCCGGCGCCTGGGCGCCGACCCCGACGCGCCGCTGCTGCTGATGTTCGGCTTCGTGCGGCGCTACAAGGGCCTGCGCTACCTGCTCGACGCGCTGGCGCGCATGCCCGCGCCGCCGCACCTGCTGGTGGCCGGCGAGTTCTGGGAAGACGAGCATGCCTACCGCGAGCAGATCAGCCGGCTGGGCCTCGCGCAGCGTGTGACACTGCATAACAGGTATATCAACAACGAGGAGATCGAACCCTACTTTGCCGCCGCCGACGCGCTGGTGCTGCCGTACCTGAGCGGCAGCCAGAGCGCCGTGGGCATGATCGCGATCGACTACGGCCTGCCGGTGATCGCCACCTCGGTTGGTGGCCTGGCCGAGACGATCACCGACGGCGAGAGCGGCCTGATCGTGCCGCCGGCCGACAGCGCGGCGCTGGCCCGCGCGATCGAGCGCTTCTTCCACGAGAACCTGGGCGCGACCTTCCGCGCCGGCATGGCCCAGGCGCGCGAGCGGCTCTCGTGGGCCGCGCTGATACGGATTATCGAGGAGCTAAGCCATGAGCTTAACGGATCGAGCGCGCCCGAGCGCGCCGATGGCGCTGCCGCCGAAGATCGGCATCACGGCCATCGTACCAGTGTATAA
- a CDS encoding Lrp/AsnC ligand binding domain-containing protein, whose translation MFTAFVMVKAAPHKIAEIAQSIANMPSVAEVYSVTGDFDILAVLRLAEYEQLAEAVPDGLAKLDGILHTSTVLAFRRFSSQDLDAAWDIGVS comes from the coding sequence ATGTTTACCGCCTTTGTGATGGTCAAGGCCGCCCCGCACAAGATCGCCGAGATCGCGCAGTCGATCGCCAACATGCCCAGCGTCGCCGAGGTGTATAGCGTCACCGGCGACTTCGACATCCTGGCGGTGCTGCGGCTGGCCGAGTACGAGCAGCTGGCCGAGGCAGTGCCCGATGGCCTGGCGAAGCTCGACGGCATCCTCCACACCAGCACGGTGCTGGCGTTCCGGCGCTTCTCCTCGCAGGATCTCGATGCGGCGTGGGATATTGGCGTATCGTAG
- the mug gene encoding G/U mismatch-specific DNA glycosylase, translating into MTSAPQPTRAELLAAAGRTIADVIAPGLRVLFCGINPGLYSGVTGHHFARPGNRFWPALHAAGFTPRRLAPSEQHELLGLGYGITNLVERATARADELAPAELIAGGARLHAKIAEYRPRVLAVLGVTAYRTAFGQPRAALGRQPTPMHGTIVWIVPNPSGLNAHYQLADLARVYGELRLAAEQGTP; encoded by the coding sequence ATGACCTCAGCTCCACAACCCACTCGCGCCGAGCTGCTAGCTGCGGCCGGCCGCACGATCGCCGATGTGATCGCACCGGGGCTGCGGGTGCTCTTCTGCGGCATCAACCCAGGGCTCTACTCGGGCGTCACCGGGCACCACTTCGCGCGGCCGGGCAACCGCTTCTGGCCAGCGCTGCATGCAGCCGGGTTCACGCCGCGCCGGCTCGCGCCCAGCGAGCAGCACGAGCTGCTGGGCCTGGGCTACGGCATTACCAACTTGGTCGAGCGCGCCACCGCCCGCGCCGACGAGCTGGCGCCGGCCGAGCTGATCGCCGGCGGCGCGCGGCTGCACGCAAAGATCGCCGAGTACCGGCCGCGCGTGCTGGCGGTGCTAGGCGTCACGGCCTACCGCACCGCGTTCGGGCAGCCGCGCGCCGCGCTGGGCCGCCAGCCCACCCCTATGCACGGCACGATCGTCTGGATCGTACCGAACCCCAGCGGCCTCAATGCGCACTACCAGCTGGCCGACCTGGCGCGCGTCTATGGTGAGCTGCGCCTGGCCGCCGAGCAGGGCACGCCGTAA
- a CDS encoding chlorite dismutase family protein codes for MASENAPERYFVQYTSFKADPAWRRLPYSAREDGREALVRTIEAYAPAISTWAYSTLGLKTGCELLLWRRGSDPAAMQEMTGRLLQAGMGTYLEIAHNLYGFTRPSTYTKRPTSQEQAIDLDERQTYLTVYPFSKTTEWYLMSKEARQGMMNEHIRVGHEYAEIRQVLLYSTGLDDQEFVVAYEMEDLPRFSDLVTALRNTEARRYTLRDTPIITGIHRPLREALSLIG; via the coding sequence ATGGCTTCTGAGAACGCCCCCGAGCGCTACTTCGTGCAATATACGAGCTTCAAGGCCGACCCGGCCTGGCGGCGGCTGCCATACAGCGCACGCGAAGACGGCCGTGAGGCGCTGGTGCGCACGATCGAAGCGTATGCCCCGGCGATCAGCACCTGGGCCTACAGCACACTCGGCCTGAAGACCGGCTGTGAGCTACTGCTGTGGCGGCGCGGCAGCGACCCGGCGGCCATGCAGGAGATGACCGGCCGGCTGCTGCAGGCTGGCATGGGCACATACCTCGAGATCGCACACAACCTGTATGGCTTCACCCGGCCATCGACCTACACCAAGCGCCCGACCAGCCAGGAGCAGGCGATCGACCTCGACGAGCGCCAGACCTACCTGACGGTCTACCCGTTCAGCAAGACCACCGAGTGGTACCTGATGAGCAAAGAGGCCCGCCAGGGCATGATGAACGAGCACATCCGCGTCGGCCACGAGTACGCCGAGATCCGCCAGGTGCTGCTGTACTCGACCGGCCTCGACGACCAGGAGTTCGTGGTGGCCTACGAGATGGAAGACCTGCCGCGCTTCAGCGACCTGGTGACGGCGCTGCGCAACACCGAGGCGCGCCGCTATACCCTGCGCGACACGCCGATCATCACCGGCATCCACCGGCCGCTACGCGAGGCGCTGAGCCTGATTGGCTGA